In Cheilinus undulatus linkage group 24, ASM1832078v1, whole genome shotgun sequence, a single window of DNA contains:
- the LOC121506332 gene encoding protein jagunal homolog 1-B produces MASRAGPRAAGTDGSDFQHRERVASHYQMSVALKSEIRKLNIVHVLIWVLMAAQVTVSQLSLVSHKIVASPYQWEYPYLLSIIPTVFSFLALPKNNISYLVISMISAGLFCVAPLIYGAMEMFPVAQQLYRHGKAYRFIFGFSAVSVMYLVIVIAVQVHAWQIYYSKKLLDQWFTSTQDKKKK; encoded by the exons ATGGCTTCTCGAGCAGGTCCCAGAGCAGCGGGCACAGACGGCAGTGACTTCCAGCATCGAGAGCGGGTTGCCTCACATTATCAGATGAG TGTTGCCTTGAAGTCTGAAATCCGTAAACTCAACATCGTCCATGTGTTGATCTGGGTGCTGATGGCAGCTCAg GTGACAGTGAGCCAGCTGAGCCTAGTGTCCCATAAGATCGTCGCCTCTCCGTACCAGTGGGAGTACCCGTACCTCCTGAGCATCATCCCGACGGTCTTCAGCTTTTTGGCGTTGCCTAAAAACAACATCAGCTACCTGGTCATCTCCATGATCAGCGCCGGTCTCTTCTGCGTGGCCCCGCTGATCTACGGCGCTATGGAGATGTTCCCCGTGGCTCAGCAGCTCTACCGGCACGGCAAAGCTTACCGCTTCATCTTCGGCTTCTCGGCCGTGTCAGTCATGTACCTGGTGATCGTCATCGCTGTGCAGGTGCACGCGTGGCAGATCTACTACAGCAAGAAGCTGCTGGACCAGTGGTTCACCAGCACGCAggacaagaagaagaaataa
- the LOC121506494 gene encoding collagen alpha-1(VIII) chain-like, translating to MAAVPLHSLCLLVTVYHLCLLHLVHGGAYYPHKQPPPQHPPLPQYNDGYLPQQQFMGNEMPLPQLPLHMGKERLPTEGKGQTFNPRGAKGPPTGPVGEGIREGPQGIQGPPGPVGPPGPQGPPGLPGQGLPGLPGKPGPPGPQGYNGIGKPGMPGLPGKPGLPGTLGLKGDLGPTGGEGPTGLPGPAGLPGPPGLPGISKPGGQGLPGQPGHLGEPGQKGLPGAPGPPGPKGDKGLGQPGLPGLKGPGGPPGPPGNVGMPGIDKPGMNGLPGQPGIPGKPGPSGEPGMVGPPGERGLPGPPGLPGIGKAGKDGLRGQPGPSGGKGETGPPGLPGGPGLPGYGKPGFPGPKGHKGHAGLPGPPGLKGDKGYGGLPGVIGLTGPNGMPGPPGLIGPPGSIGFPGPKGEDGTAGSQGYPGKKGDSGPPGIPGQPGRPGEGGQPGPRGFQGPSGPKGEPGVRGLPGVPGGVGLPGPRGEGGQPGEKGHQGPQGIPGLTGPGGPIGPPGLPGQKGETGLPGNSGYPGEGKPGLPGHIGPQGNPGPSGPAGLPGPPGLPGPPGPPGLPASSPDLGQILPVSGPYSGQKQGYRKNGGEIGGNALEMPSFTAKLTTPFPPVGSPVIFDKLLHNGNQDYNPQTGIFTCSIPGIYYFAYHVHCKGGNVWVALMKNNEPVMYTYDEYKKGLLDQASGSAVLPLRQGDSVHIQLPSDQASGLYAGQYVHSTFSGYLLYPM from the exons ATGGCAGCTGTTCCCCTCCATTCTCTCTGTCTGCTCGTCACTGTATACCACCTGTGTTTGTTACACCTGGTCCATGGTGGAGCGTATTATCCACACAAACAGCCGCCTCCACAGCACCCGCCTCTGCCACAGTACAACGATGGTTATCTCCCTCAGCAGCAGTTCATGGGGAACGAGATGCCGCTTCCTCAGCTTCCTCTACACATGGGAAAAGAGAGGCTGCCAACTGAGGGCAAAG GACAAACATTCAACCCCAGAGGGGCTAAAGGTCCTCCTACAGGTCCAGTTGGTGAAGGAATCAGAGAAGGACCACAAGGAATTCAGGGCCCACCAGGACCAGTAGGACCACCAGGGCCACAAGGCCCTCCTGGGCTACCAGGCCAGGGATTACCAGGGCTGCCTGGAAAGCCAGGGCCTCCTGGTCCTCAAGGCTACAATGGAATTGGAaaacctggcatgccaggtcTGCCTGGAAAACCAGGGTTACCAGGAACACTAGGACTAAAAGGTGACCTTGGTCCTACTGGTGGTGAGGGACCAACAGGGCTTCCCGGGCCTGCGGGTCTTCCAGGTCCCCCTGGACTCCCTGGCATCTCAAAACCAGGAGGTCAGGGGCTACCAGGACAGCCAGGTCATCTGGGGGAGCCAGGCCAAAAAGGTCTACCTGGGGCACCTGGTCCTCCAGGCCCAAAGGGAGACAAAGGACTTGGTCAACCTGGTTTGCCAGGTTTGAAAGGACCTGGTGGACCACCTGGCCCACCTGGAAATGTGGGCATGCCTGGGATTGATAAACCTGGCATGAATGGTCTCCCAGGTCAGCCTGGGATACCAGGAAAACCTGGTCCATCTGGGGAGCCTGGGATGGTAGGACCACCTGGTGAAAGAGGACTACCAGGACCACCAGGATTACCTGGAATTGGGAAAGCAGGAAAAGATGGTTTAAGAGGACAACCAGGACCTTCTGGAGGAAAAGGAGAAACAGGCCCTCCTGGATTACCAGGAGGTCCAGGCTTGCCAGGATATGGGAAACCAGGGTTTCCAGGACCTAAGGGTCACAAGGGTCATGCTGGTCTCCCTGGACCTCCAGGACTAAAGGGGGATAAGGGTTACGGAGGTCTTCCAGGAGTCATTGGCTTGACTGGTCCCAATGGTATGCCTGGTCCACCAGGTCTAATAGGACCTCCAGGCAGTATTGGATTTCCTGGGCCCAAGGGAGAAGACGGAACAGCTGGCTCTCAAGGTTATCCAGGAAAGAAGGGGGACTCAGGACCTCCAGGTATCCCAGGTCAACCAGGTCGTCCAGGAGAAGGAGGACAACCAGGACCAAGAGGCTTTCAAGGGCCTAGTGGCCCCAAAGGAGAACCTGGTGTAAGGGGTCTACCTGGAGTACCTGGAGGTGTAGGTTTACCTGGACCAAGAGGAGAGGGGGGACAACCTGGAGAGAAAGGGCACCAAGGGCCACAGGGTATTCCAGGTCTTACAGGACCTGGTGGACCAATTGGACCTCCTGGGTTGCCAGGACAAAAAGGTGAAACAGGCTTACCAGGAAATTCTGGATATCCTGGTGAGGGAAAGCCAGGACTTCCTGGTCATATTGGTCCTCAAGGTAACCCAGGTCCTAGTGGCCCTGCTGGACTTCCAGGGCCACCAGGACTACCTGGACCACCTGGCCCTCCAGGACTACCAGCATCATCTCCTGACTTGGGGCAGATCTTACCTGTGTCGGGCCCGTACAGCGGACAGAAACAAGGCTATAGGAAGAACGGGGGTGAGATCGGAGGAAACGCCCTGGAGATGCCTTCGTTCACAGCTAAGCTCACAACCCCGTTCCCTCCTGTCGGCTCCCCCGTCATCTTTGACAAACTCCTCCACAATGGAAACCAGGACTACAACCCCCAGACTGGTATCTTCACCTGCAGCATACCAGGGATCTACTACTTTGCCTACCACGTCCACTGCAAAGGAGGAAACGTGTGGGTGGCACTGATGAAGAACAATGAGCCTGTGATGTACACGTACGACGAGTACAAGAAGGGTCTACTGGATCAGGCTTCAGGGAGTGCCGTACTCCCTTTGCGACAAGGAGACTCTGTTCATATACAGCTGCCATCTGACCAGGCTTCAGGACTCTACGCTGGTCAATACGTCCACTCCACATTCTCCGGATACTTACTGTACCCCATGTAA